The proteins below come from a single Mangifera indica cultivar Alphonso chromosome 16, CATAS_Mindica_2.1, whole genome shotgun sequence genomic window:
- the LOC123198624 gene encoding tubulin alpha chain-like — protein MRECISIHIGQAGIQVGNACWELYCLEHGIQPDGQMPSDKTVGGGDDAFNTFFSETGAGKHVPRAVFVDLEPTVIDEVRTGAYRQLFHPEQLISGKEDAANNFARGHYTIGKEIVDLCLDRVRKLADNCTGLQGFLVFNAVGGGTGSGLGSLLLERLSVDYGKKSKLGFTVYPSPQVSTSVVEPYNSVLSTHSLLEHTDVAILLDNEAIYDICRRSLDIERPTYTNLNRLVSQVISSLTASLRFDGALNVDVTEFQTNLVPYPRIHFMLSSYAPVISAEKAYHEQLSVAEITNTAFEPSSMMAKCDPRHGKYMACCLMYRGDVVPKDVNAAVATIKTKRTIQFVDWCPTGFKCGINYQPPTVVPGGDLARVQRAVCMISNSTSVAEVFSRIDHKFDLMYAKRAFVHWYVGEGMEEGEFSEAREDLAALEKDYEEVGGESAEGEDDDEGDEY, from the exons ATGAGAGAGTGCATCAGCATTCACATCGGTCAGGCCGGTATTCAGGTCGGTAATGCTTGCTGGGAACTTTACTGCCTCGAGCATGGTATTCAg CCTGATGGCCAGATGCCAAGCGATAAGACCGTTGGCGGAGGTGATGATGCTTTCAACACCTTCTTCAGTGAGACTGGTGCTGGGAAGCATGTCCCCCGTGCAGTTTTTGTTGATCTAGAGCCCACTGTCATTGATGAAGTCAGGACTGGGGCTTACCGCCAACTTTTCCACCCTGAACAACTCATTAGTGGCAAAGAAGATGCTGCTAATAACTTTGCACGTGGACACTATACAA TTGGCAAAGAGATTGTCGATCTTTGCTTAGATCGTGTCCGAAAGCTTGCTGACAACTGCACTGGTCTTCAAGGTTTCTTGGTTTTCAATGCTGTGGGTGGTGGCACTGGTTCAGGTCTTGGATCCCTTCTGCTGGAACGTCTCTCAGTAGACTATGGGAAGAAGTCCAAGCTTGGATTCACTGTCTATCCTTCTCCACAAGTTTCAACCTCTGTTGTTGAACCTTATAATAGTGTGCTCTCCACACACTCACTTTTGGAACATACTGATGTTGCTATCCTTCTTGATAATGAAGCCATCTATGATATTTGCAGGCGTTCCCTTGATATTGAACGCCCCACCTACACCAACCTTAACCGCTTGGTTTCTCAG GTGATATCATCACTGACTGCCTCCCTGAGGTTCGACGGTGCCTTGAATGTGGACGTGACTGAATTCCAGACTAACTTGGTCCCATATCCTAGGATTCATTTCATGCTTTCATCCTATGCACCTGTCATCTCAGCTGAGAAAGCCTACCATGAACAGCTCTCTGTTGCTGAGATCACTAACACTGCATTCGAGCCTTCATCCATGATGGCCAAGTGTGATCCTCGTCACGGCAAATACATGGCGTGCTGCCTGATGTACAGAGGTGATGTGGTGCCCAAGGATGTCAACGCAGCTGTGGCAACCATCAAGACCAAACGCACCATCCAGTTTGTTGACTGGTGCCCAACTGGTTTCAAGTGTGGTATCAACTACCAGCCTCCGACTGTTGTTCCTGGTGGTGATCTTGCCAGGGTGCAGAGGGCCGTGTGCATGATCTCAAACTCTACCAGTGTGGCCGAGGTGTTCTCTCGTATTGACCACAAGTTTGATCTCATGTATGCCAAGAGGGCATTCGTGCACTGGTACGTTGGGGAGGGTATGGAAGAAGGTGAGTTCTCCGAGGCTCGTGAGGATCTTGCTGCCTTGGAAAAGGACTATGAGGAAGTCGGTGGAGAGTCTGCTGAAGGTGAAGACGATGACGAGGGAGATGAGTACTGA